AATGGCGCTACGGCTAAAAATCCGATTGGGATTTCGCAAAAATAATTCCAGTAGGTTGTATTCGGTTGCCGTGAGGAAAATTACCTGTTCGCCAAAAGTTACTTTACTGGAGTAGGGATCGACACAAAGCTCTCCCCAACTGAGGCTGCATAATTGATTCCCTTGACTCCGGCGCCACAAAGCTCTAATCCTTGCCAATAATGTTACCGGATCGTATGGCTGGGTGACGTAATCATCTGCTCCGGCATCTAGCGCCGCCACGATATCTGCATTGGTATCTTTCTCGGTTAATAACAGGATCGGTTTAGCGTAACCTTGCGATCGCAGTTGCCGACACAAATCGATACCATCCAGTTTAGGGATTAACAGTTCTAGTAAAATCAGGTCATATTCAAACTTACTTGCCAAGTCTAACCCGGTTAGCCCGTCATTTGCTATATCCATCGCATAATCTTGAGCAGCCAGTAGTTTTTTCAAGGCAGAGTCGCTTGAAATATTATTTTCTACAAGTAAAATTTTCATCATTAAGGGCGGTGGATTGGGGGTATCGGATGGGGAAAGGGAAAGAGAGAGCGCCAGGATAAAGGATTAAACATTAACTTATTTTATTCATTCCCCCATCCCTCCATCCTCCCACTCCGATCGGCCCAAACGTACAAGGTTATCACTGTAGCTTGCTAATTTCAGTACCTGCATCTGATATATCACAAAATTGGCCGATGGGGAGTAAATTAAATAACTGCTCGATTCACTCATTCATTAGTTAGAGGAAAGAAAGGATTGAAGCTTTTTAGAATGAATTAATAATTGTGTTTAATTTATGACTCACTTTGGTATTATCTGTCCTCCCTATCCCGGACATTTGAATCCGTTATCTGCACTAGGGCGGGAATTACAATCTCGCGGACATCGGGTAACGTTTTTGCAAATTCCCGATTTAGAAGTAAAAGTGCGATCGGAAGGGTTGAATTTCTATCCGATTGGGGAAGCTACTTATCAACCGGGAACGATGGCAGAAACGTTTATTCAGCTTGCCAAATTAAGCGAGTTGAAAGCGTTGCAGTATTCGGTGAAATTCTGTCAGGAAATGGCAGAAATAATTTGTCGAGATGCACCGAAAGCGATCGCAAAAATTGGCATCGAATTCTTGATCGTCGATCAATTGGAAATTGTTGGGGAAACGGTGGCCCAAGGATTGGGATTGCCTTACGTTTGCGTTTCTTCCGGACAAGCAATTCATCGGCGAGCGGATGTCCCGCCTTTTTATACACCTTGGAGTTATCAGAATACTTGGTGGGCGAAGTTGCGAAATCAAACAGCTTATTATTTACTCGATCGCAGTTGTCAACCGATTTTGCAAGTAATTAACGAATATCGCCAACGGTGGAATTTACCCCCCTACCACCACATTTATGCTTCTAATGCGCGACTCGCTCATCTGAGTCAACAACCAGATTTATTTGACTTTCCCATCCCTAATTTACCCCAGCATTTCCACTATGTTGGCCCGTTGCGAGATGCTTCTTCGCGATC
Above is a genomic segment from Leptolyngbyaceae cyanobacterium containing:
- a CDS encoding glycosyltransferase, translating into MTHFGIICPPYPGHLNPLSALGRELQSRGHRVTFLQIPDLEVKVRSEGLNFYPIGEATYQPGTMAETFIQLAKLSELKALQYSVKFCQEMAEIICRDAPKAIAKIGIEFLIVDQLEIVGETVAQGLGLPYVCVSSGQAIHRRADVPPFYTPWSYQNTWWAKLRNQTAYYLLDRSCQPILQVINEYRQRWNLPPYHHIYASNARLAHLSQQPDLFDFPIPNLPQHFHYVGPLRDASSRSVSFPFDKLTGQPTIYASLGSVQNTKKDVFRCIAAACEGLDVQLVITHGGGMDAAAVRELPGNPLVVEYAPQLEVLSRASLTITHAGMNTVLDSLTYGVPLVAIPITFEQPGNAARIRWTGTGEVIPVSRLNVSQLRETIRRVLTEESYSHNARQIQNAIAKAGGVKRAATIIEQCLDRDRNSNLLSVVSE